One window from the genome of Candidatus Yanofskybacteria bacterium encodes:
- the rplD gene encoding 50S ribosomal protein L4 gives MKIELYNQAGEVVGTVDLSDKVFGLTMNGELVKQVVDAQVANSRQVIAHTKDRSEVRGGGRKPWRQKGTGRARHASIRSPIWKGGGVAFGPTKERNFEKKINKKMKRRALFMALSSKAKDKALLLLDDLKLETPKTKLGANVIKTLSSKMEGYRASKQKMDSILLITSDQNQTIVRTFNNLPFVGILPAKSLNVRDVLSKKYLILLQNAVPVIEKTFRISN, from the coding sequence ATGAAAATAGAATTATACAATCAAGCTGGTGAAGTTGTTGGTACGGTTGATCTGTCCGATAAGGTTTTTGGTTTAACTATGAATGGGGAGTTGGTAAAGCAAGTTGTTGATGCGCAGGTAGCCAATTCAAGACAAGTGATTGCTCATACAAAAGACCGCAGTGAAGTGCGAGGTGGCGGTCGCAAGCCGTGGCGGCAAAAGGGAACAGGCCGAGCCAGGCATGCTTCTATCAGATCGCCGATTTGGAAGGGCGGGGGTGTTGCGTTCGGTCCCACCAAAGAAAGGAATTTCGAGAAAAAAATAAATAAAAAAATGAAACGCAGGGCATTGTTTATGGCTTTATCAAGCAAGGCCAAAGACAAAGCATTATTATTATTAGATGACCTTAAATTAGAAACTCCAAAAACCAAACTAGGAGCCAATGTAATCAAAACCTTATCTTCCAAGATGGAAGGATATCGGGCATCCAAGCAAAAGATGGATTCGATTTTATTGATAACTTCTGATCAAAATCAAACCATTGTCCGCACTTTTAATAATTTACCGTTTGTTGGCATATTACCAGCCAAAAGTTTGAACGTTAGAGATGTCTTGAGTAAGAAGTATCTGATTTTGTTACAAAATGCGGTGCCGGTAATTGAGAAAACATTCAGAATTTCTAATTAA
- the rplW gene encoding 50S ribosomal protein L23 yields MALFSKNKKEKKESRKEEGQKNVEQVLPVSPSLPKGENAHSYSVILYPHITEKGALLGQDNKYLFKVAVGADKTEIKKAIESLYKVAVQKINVLYAHSKLRRVGRHEGHKPGFKKAIVTLKEGSKIDIAA; encoded by the coding sequence ATGGCATTATTTAGTAAAAATAAAAAAGAAAAAAAAGAAAGCCGCAAAGAAGAAGGTCAAAAAAATGTTGAGCAAGTCTTGCCTGTTAGCCCGTCTTTGCCTAAGGGTGAAAATGCCCATTCTTACAGCGTCATACTATATCCGCACATAACCGAGAAGGGAGCATTATTGGGCCAGGACAATAAATATTTGTTTAAGGTTGCTGTTGGTGCCGACAAAACGGAAATAAAAAAGGCAATTGAAAGTTTGTACAAAGTTGCAGTTCAAAAAATTAATGTTCTTTATGCGCATTCTAAGCTCAGGCGAGTTGGAAGACACGAAGGACATAAACCAGGATTTAAAAAGGCAATAGTAACATTAAAAGAAGGGAGCAAAATAGATATAGCGGCATAA